A single Pantoea rwandensis DNA region contains:
- a CDS encoding amino acid ABC transporter ATP-binding protein, giving the protein MTPMIMFNQVNKWYGAYQALTDLSAEINTGEVVVVCGPSGSGKSTLIRTVNRLEPIDNGQIVFDGTDIHGSSTRLNHLRTRIGFVFQSFNLFPHVSVAENIMMSPMKVLGVKRAEARKQAGELLERVGLSHKADAYPAQLSGGQQQRVAIARALAMKPPVMLFDEPTSALDPEMVGEVLSVMRSLAQEGMTMMCVTHEMNFAREVADTIWFMDQGQILEKSTPEKFFTQPQHPRAQRFLSDLRSH; this is encoded by the coding sequence ATGACCCCGATGATCATGTTTAACCAGGTCAACAAATGGTACGGCGCGTATCAGGCACTGACCGACCTGAGTGCCGAAATCAATACCGGCGAAGTGGTGGTGGTGTGCGGTCCGTCTGGATCGGGAAAATCCACTTTGATCCGCACCGTTAATCGTCTGGAACCCATTGATAATGGCCAGATCGTATTTGATGGCACCGACATTCATGGCAGCAGTACACGCCTCAACCATCTACGTACTCGCATTGGGTTCGTGTTTCAGAGCTTCAACCTGTTCCCCCACGTCTCGGTGGCAGAGAACATCATGATGTCACCGATGAAAGTATTGGGCGTGAAGCGTGCCGAAGCGCGTAAACAGGCGGGTGAGTTGCTGGAGCGCGTTGGCCTATCACACAAAGCGGACGCCTATCCGGCGCAGTTGTCTGGCGGCCAGCAGCAGCGCGTGGCGATTGCCCGTGCGCTGGCAATGAAGCCGCCGGTGATGCTGTTTGATGAACCGACCTCGGCACTCGATCCTGAAATGGTCGGTGAAGTATTATCGGTGATGCGCAGCCTGGCGCAGGAAGGGATGACGATGATGTGCGTGACGCACGAGATGAATTTCGCGCGTGAAGTGGCGGACACCATCTGGTTTATGGATCAGGGGCAAATTCTGGAGAAATCGACGCCAGAGAAGTTCTTCACCCAACCACAGCACCCGCGCGCCCAGCGCTTCCTGAGCGATTTACGCTCGCATTGA
- a CDS encoding Gfo/Idh/MocA family protein: protein MINGIKALDRSLRWGMVGGGGTSQIGYIHRSAALRDGNFVLQAGAFDLNAERGRAFGVSLGVDADRCYPDYETMFAAEAARADGIEAVSIATPNNTHFTICRAALNAGLHVVCEKPLCFTTEEADELEKLCVEKKKIIGVTYGYAGHQLIHQAREMIAEGLLGEIRIINMQFAHGFHNEAVELQNESTKWRVDPRFVGPSYVLGDLATHPLFIAETMVPKLQVKRLLCSRQSFVKTRAPLEDNAFVMMEYDNGAVGTMWASAVNCGSMHGQKVRVIGEKASLEWWDEQPNQLRYEVQGEPVQILERGMGYLHKSALADDRIGGGHPEGLFEAWSNLYRRFALAMDATDRGDEAFLADFWYPDVHAGLMGVRWVEQCVKSADAGAVWVDC from the coding sequence ATGATTAACGGCATTAAAGCTCTGGATCGTTCACTGCGCTGGGGCATGGTGGGCGGCGGCGGTACCAGCCAGATTGGCTATATCCATCGTTCTGCGGCACTGCGTGATGGCAATTTCGTGTTGCAGGCGGGCGCATTTGATCTTAACGCTGAACGAGGTCGTGCGTTTGGCGTATCGCTGGGCGTCGATGCGGATCGCTGCTATCCGGATTACGAAACGATGTTTGCGGCGGAAGCGGCGCGTGCAGACGGCATCGAAGCCGTTTCCATCGCCACACCGAACAATACCCACTTCACCATCTGTCGTGCGGCGCTGAATGCCGGTCTGCATGTGGTGTGTGAGAAGCCACTGTGCTTCACCACCGAAGAAGCGGACGAGCTGGAAAAACTCTGTGTCGAGAAGAAGAAGATCATCGGCGTGACTTACGGTTATGCCGGCCATCAGCTGATTCATCAGGCGCGCGAGATGATCGCGGAGGGGTTGCTTGGCGAGATTCGCATTATCAATATGCAGTTCGCGCACGGCTTCCATAACGAAGCGGTGGAGTTGCAGAACGAAAGCACCAAGTGGCGCGTCGATCCACGCTTTGTCGGCCCCAGCTATGTACTGGGCGATCTGGCGACCCATCCATTGTTTATCGCGGAAACCATGGTGCCGAAACTGCAGGTGAAACGTCTGCTGTGCAGCCGCCAGAGTTTCGTGAAAACCCGTGCGCCGCTGGAAGATAATGCTTTTGTGATGATGGAGTACGACAACGGCGCCGTCGGGACCATGTGGGCCTCGGCGGTAAACTGCGGCTCGATGCACGGCCAAAAAGTACGGGTGATTGGTGAAAAGGCCAGTCTGGAGTGGTGGGACGAGCAGCCGAACCAGTTGCGTTATGAAGTGCAGGGCGAGCCGGTGCAGATTCTGGAACGCGGTATGGGCTATCTGCATAAAAGTGCGCTGGCCGATGACCGTATTGGCGGTGGTCACCCGGAAGGGCTGTTTGAAGCCTGGTCAAATCTCTATCGTCGTTTTGCGCTGGCGATGGATGCCACCGATCGCGGTGATGAGGCATTTCTCGCCGACTTCTGGTATCCCGATGTGCATGCCGGATTGATGGGCGTGCGTTGGGTTGAGCAGTGCGTGAAGTCAGCGGATGCCGGTGCGGTGTGGGTGGATTGCTAA
- a CDS encoding TIM barrel protein has product MTIHIANAPCSWGVDDPKNPFLPPWQKVLSEAAQAGYKSIELGPWTYLPTNAAELRHQLEAHQLSLVAGTIFDDLVSEANFPAMVELTHNICRNLSQVPTAEKTHADNFPAPYLVIIDFGNPERARFAGQSDKAPRLSGEEWQRMMQHITTLSQIARDEYGVRAVIHPHAGGCIEFADELEQLVQDIPHGVAGLCLDTGHLYYSGMDPIPYLSRYWDRIDYLHFKDVNDAVWRDVIARGVDFFAACAEGVMCPIGKGAIDYPAVRAFLAERNYQGWITIEQERDPRNADTSLRDVTASLHYLQSVGF; this is encoded by the coding sequence ATGACGATTCACATTGCTAATGCGCCCTGCAGCTGGGGTGTCGACGATCCTAAAAACCCTTTCCTGCCACCCTGGCAGAAAGTCCTGTCGGAAGCGGCTCAGGCGGGCTACAAAAGTATTGAGCTGGGTCCATGGACTTATCTTCCAACCAACGCGGCCGAATTGCGCCATCAGCTGGAAGCACATCAGCTTTCGCTAGTGGCGGGCACGATCTTTGACGATCTGGTCAGTGAGGCCAACTTCCCGGCGATGGTAGAACTGACACACAACATCTGTCGCAACCTGTCGCAGGTCCCTACCGCAGAGAAAACCCACGCGGACAATTTTCCCGCGCCTTACCTGGTGATCATTGATTTCGGTAATCCTGAGCGTGCCAGATTTGCCGGGCAGTCTGACAAAGCGCCGCGACTCTCTGGCGAAGAGTGGCAGCGCATGATGCAGCACATCACCACGCTGAGCCAGATTGCTCGCGATGAATATGGCGTGCGTGCGGTGATCCACCCGCATGCGGGCGGCTGCATTGAGTTTGCCGACGAACTGGAGCAGTTAGTGCAGGACATTCCGCACGGGGTGGCCGGTTTGTGCCTCGACACCGGGCATCTCTACTACTCCGGTATGGATCCGATCCCCTATCTGAGCCGTTACTGGGATCGCATCGATTACCTGCACTTCAAAGATGTGAATGACGCGGTCTGGCGCGATGTGATTGCGCGTGGCGTGGACTTCTTTGCTGCCTGTGCCGAAGGGGTAATGTGCCCGATTGGCAAAGGCGCGATTGATTATCCGGCGGTGCGGGCGTTCCTCGCTGAGCGCAATTATCAGGGCTGGATCACTATCGAGCAGGAGCGCGATCCGCGCAACGCCGACACCAGCCTGCGCGACGTTACCGCCAGCCTTCACTACCTGCAATCGGTCGGATTCTGA
- a CDS encoding LacI family DNA-binding transcriptional regulator: MSKITMNAIADAAGVGVATVDRVLNRRAPVRAATEQKVLEAANRLGYRMAPVAPFSAEAHSARVALRMGFVLLSKSYSFYHSLTDALRQQTQPLHPAGSEPRFYWHDIDDVAAVVASLHKLAQEVDVIGLVALDHPLIRHAIEQISRQGVRVYALFSNFSPCGHAGYFGLDNQKAGRTAGWVASHLLHQPGSVGVLVGDHRFTCQESCEISFRSYLREQDSTRRVLEPLKTHESIDGGYHATRQLLEEHADLALIYAPCGGIEGVIHALRQQPQRKVALICHGPVKEGELALIDGTITVMIRHEIEEMVRQFVRTTQQTVESGAHFSQVTLPFEIITRENL, from the coding sequence ATGAGCAAAATCACCATGAACGCCATCGCGGATGCGGCTGGCGTCGGTGTCGCCACGGTGGATCGGGTATTGAATCGCCGGGCACCGGTGCGTGCGGCCACCGAGCAGAAAGTATTGGAAGCCGCCAACCGACTGGGTTATCGCATGGCGCCGGTTGCCCCGTTCAGTGCTGAGGCGCACTCCGCGCGCGTGGCGCTTCGCATGGGGTTTGTGCTGCTATCAAAATCGTATTCGTTCTATCACTCGCTGACGGATGCCCTGCGGCAACAGACACAGCCGTTGCATCCCGCAGGCAGTGAACCACGGTTTTACTGGCATGACATTGATGATGTTGCGGCTGTGGTGGCCTCGCTGCATAAGCTGGCGCAAGAGGTGGACGTGATTGGCTTAGTCGCGCTGGATCACCCACTGATCCGCCACGCCATCGAACAGATCTCACGCCAGGGCGTGCGGGTTTATGCACTGTTCTCCAACTTCTCGCCCTGTGGACATGCGGGCTATTTCGGGCTGGATAATCAGAAGGCCGGACGCACTGCTGGCTGGGTGGCCTCGCATCTGTTGCATCAGCCGGGATCGGTGGGCGTGCTGGTGGGCGACCATCGTTTTACCTGTCAGGAGAGTTGCGAAATCAGCTTCCGCTCCTATCTGCGCGAGCAGGACAGCACTCGACGCGTATTAGAGCCGCTGAAAACTCATGAGTCGATTGATGGCGGCTATCACGCGACACGTCAGTTGCTGGAAGAGCATGCCGATCTCGCCTTAATCTACGCGCCCTGCGGCGGTATTGAAGGCGTGATTCATGCCTTACGCCAGCAGCCGCAGCGCAAGGTGGCGTTAATTTGCCACGGTCCGGTGAAAGAGGGCGAGCTGGCACTGATTGACGGCACGATCACCGTGATGATTCGCCATGAAATTGAGGAAATGGTGCGGCAATTTGTCCGCACGACTCAACAAACTGTCGAATCAGGTGCGCATTTCTCTCAGGTCACGCTGCCGTTTGAGATCATCACGCGTGAGAATCTTTAG
- a CDS encoding Gfo/Idh/MocA family protein, whose protein sequence is MFPQTLPAPRRHPENQIPALRWGIVGPGWIADHFANALRHHTQQQLVAVSSRSLEKAQAFASKWDIPHAVEGLDALLSRQDIDVVYIATPHNHHFPDGLRTLQAGKHVLIEKPLALNAQQALQLQQEAHKQQRLCVEAMWCDFAPKYDVIRQLLADGALGEVHTLIADHGEYFTQDHRIFNLDLAGGPMLDLGSYLIGFSVLVGGAPGSIVAKGQPAPVGVNGQTSMLLTHGNGMHSVLNTTLFSNTPGTAVIAGSDATLYLDGQFYAPGNFRLTSSDGRHTLRWEEPNNRYIQLCHEIEHTAWCIHQGLSDSPVRPLATSLATLQAMDEVRKQIGVVFNEERTA, encoded by the coding sequence ATGTTCCCTCAGACCCTACCTGCACCTCGCCGTCACCCTGAAAACCAGATTCCCGCGCTGCGCTGGGGCATTGTTGGACCCGGTTGGATCGCCGACCACTTTGCCAACGCGCTGCGTCATCACACTCAGCAGCAGTTGGTCGCCGTGTCGTCACGCAGCCTGGAGAAAGCGCAAGCCTTTGCCAGCAAATGGGATATCCCGCACGCCGTTGAAGGCCTCGACGCCCTGCTCAGCCGCCAGGACATTGATGTGGTGTATATCGCCACACCGCACAATCATCACTTTCCCGACGGGCTGCGCACGCTGCAAGCGGGCAAGCATGTGTTGATTGAAAAACCGTTAGCGCTCAATGCACAGCAGGCGTTGCAGCTACAGCAGGAAGCGCACAAACAACAACGTTTGTGCGTAGAGGCGATGTGGTGCGATTTTGCGCCGAAGTACGATGTGATCCGTCAATTGCTGGCCGATGGCGCATTAGGTGAGGTTCATACTCTCATCGCCGATCATGGCGAATACTTCACGCAGGATCACCGCATTTTCAATCTGGATCTGGCGGGTGGTCCGATGCTGGATCTTGGCAGCTATTTGATCGGCTTCAGCGTGTTGGTCGGCGGTGCGCCAGGCAGCATTGTGGCGAAAGGCCAGCCGGCACCGGTCGGCGTGAATGGGCAAACGTCGATGCTGCTCACTCACGGCAACGGCATGCACTCGGTGCTCAACACCACGCTGTTCAGCAACACACCGGGCACCGCCGTCATCGCCGGCAGTGATGCCACGCTCTATCTCGACGGCCAGTTCTACGCGCCGGGCAATTTCCGTCTTACCTCCAGCGATGGCCGCCATACGCTGCGCTGGGAAGAACCGAACAACCGCTATATTCAGCTCTGTCATGAAATCGAACATACCGCCTGGTGTATTCATCAGGGGCTGTCTGACTCACCTGTCCGTCCGCTGGCCACCTCACTGGCCACGCTGCAAGCCATGGATGAAGTCAGAAAGCAGATCGGTGTGGTGTTTAATGAAGAGCGCACCGCTTAA